The Bacillus sp. B-jedd sequence CCCTTCTTCTCACAAAGCTCGAATAATACACCACCAGTTGATTTAGGGTGCATGAAAGCCACCTGGGCGCCGCCCGCTCCCGGTTTCGGTTTATCCTGAAGCATTATGATGCCGCTCTCTTTCATTTCGTTGATCCGCTCCTGAATGGAGTTCACCCCGAAGGCGACATGGTGGATCCCTTCCCCGCGCTTTTCAATGAATTTCGAGATTGCGCTTTCAGATGATGTCGGTTCTAGCAATTCCAGCTTTGTCCCACCGGCATCGAGGAAAGCAACGATCACTTTCTCGCTGTCGACTTTTTCTATGCCGAGAAGCGGTAGTTTAAGAATGTCTGTATAAAAGGGAAGCGCTTTCTCGAGGGATCGCACAGCAATCCCGATATGGTCCACACGTTTCATCATTTCTTCCACCCCTTGTTTCCGATATTGAATGGCGCGTCCCCATCAGCGCTCATTCCCATCTAGTCTCCAAAAAATTCGACAATTATTGTATTCTCCCAAAAGTGTCATAAATCCTTCCTAATTTGAGTGGTTGTCCACCGGGGATTTTACGGGTACAATAATAGTATCCCATATATACTCTTGCAGGGAGGAAAATTAACTCATGAATAATCGCAAGTCCAGAAAAATCATTGTTTACCTCATGCTTTTTGCCATGCTCGCCTCGACTTTATTATTGGGACTATCATCGTTTCTATAAAAAATAACGCAGAAAAAAGGGACTGCCTGCCATGGCGGTCCCTTTTTCGTCGCGAGTTATTGTATGGCCCCGTATTCAATCCCCAATTCGGAAAACGGCCTGTTTGTTGAAGTAATTAACACCTTTGTTCCAATCGGTATGAATGGAAACAATGATTCAATCCCTTCATTTTGAAGCCTGATACAGCCATTGGAGACATATTTGCCAATTGAGGAAGGGTCATTGGTTCCATGCAGGCCGTACATCCTGCCGTCCGTATCAAGCGCGTCAAAGCCGATCCATCTCGTGCCCAAAGGATTGTCCGGATGGGAGCCTGGAATATTACCCTTGCGGTAAAATGGATGTTCCGCCTTAACGGTTACGGTAAACAGCCCTTCAGGAGTCAGGTCATTACTTTTTCCAGTTCCCACCGAAAGGACTGTCTGGACCCGATTATCATCAATAAAAGCCATCTCATTCGTCTTCTTATTGACAATCAGAAAGGTGTCCCCGGGAAGGGGATTTGGGCCAAGCGGCCAGATTGGCGAGGCAAACAGCAATGCCAGCAGCACATTGAGTACAGATGTCATTCCATTCACTCCTGTTTTTCCTTAGCTTGCGCCAATTTCCTCCCGCTGATTCCTTCCGGCTGGCTTCTTTAATCCCCTGAACGAGCTCTTAATGATAAGATATTGCTCAAGTTCGTTTACCATTTGGACAAGCGCTGCCCTGGCTTCGAACTCCTCCCTCGTTTTCGGCAGCGCCATCTCTTCAAATTCCTTTTTCAAAAGCCTTAATTTATGCAGATAGATGAAAGCCGTGTTTCCTGGATGAATATTACCGCATAAATCCTCAATAAAATCAGCCATCATTTTCCCTTGTTCGAAAGAGTGCGTCAGCGAGGCGGAAATAGGCAAAAGCCTTTCAATGATTTCAAATTGCTTTTCCCTCATTGTGAAATAATGATAATACAAGTTTTCTTCCCGTACCAAATGGTTTTCTACATCGCGAAAGGCTAATGATTTAGCTTCATTCAGCAGCTTGGCAGTTTCGGTTATCTCCTTGCCGTCCCAATCACTCTCATTTGTCCGTAAATACTTCACTATTTCCATAAAAACTTTTCGGAAATTATCTTCAATCCTGGTACTGTACTCAAAAAGCTTGTTTTCCAGGCTGGGCATATAGAGATTCATTAACAGGGCGACGCCGATACCGACGACAATGACAACCAGCTCATTCATGAAAATCGCTTTCGAAATTTGCCCGGCTGAATAGATATGCAGAATAATGACTGAACTTGTCACTACACCATCCTTCGCCTTCAACATGACAATAGTGGGAATAAAGAAAAATAGCATTACGCCAATAATGACCGGATGGTAGCCTAATAACTCAAAGAAGAGGGCGGAAAACGGCATCGCCAGCAGGCATGCGAGGAACCGGTCCCAGGCGGCCCTGAGTGATTTTCTTTGTGTAGGCTTGATACAGAGAATGGTCAGGATGCCTGCCGAAGCGAAATTATGGACGCCAAGCTGCTGTGCAAGAATAATCGAGGCCGCTGTTCCGACAGCTGTCTTTATGGTCCTGTATCCTATCCTGTATTTCATGGAACAACCCTCCTGAAAAATGCAAGGACTCACTTGCTTATACACAAGAAAAAGATGATCGTTCAGACCATCTTTTTCTAGCATATCCCTATTAGAGCATCTTTTGCAAGAATTCCTGGGCCCTTGCGCTCTTTGGTTTTGTAAAAAACTGCTCCGGACTCGCATCCTCCACTAGGACGCCCCCATCCAAAAACAGGACCCTGTCGGCAACTTCTTTCGCAAAGCCCATTTCATGGGTCACAATCGCCATGGTCATTCCTGTATGCGCCAGTGATTTCATGACATCAAGCACTTCTTTGACCATTTCCGGATCAAGTGCCGAAGTCGGTTCGTCAAACAGCATGACGTCCGGCTTCATTGCAAGTGCCCTGGCGATAGCCACGCGCTGCTTTTGCCCACCTGACAACCTTCCTGGATACTCGGATGCCTTATCCGACAACCCGACCCTGTTCAACAGTTCATGACCGACTTTTTCTGCTTCCGCCTTTGAAAGGCCTTTTACTTTCATCGGTGCATATGTGAGGTTCTGTAGGACCGTTTTATGGGGAAATAGGTGAAAATGCTGGAATACCATACCGACATTTTCACGGACCTTCATTATATTTGTTTTCTTATCCGTCACTTCACTCGAACCTATCCAGATTCGGCCGCTTGTTGGTACTTCAAGTAAATTCAGACAGCGGAGGAACGTGGACTTTCCAGAACCTGAAGGACCGATAATGGCAACAACCTCGCCTTCTTTAATCGTGGTTGTAATGCCTTTCAGGACCTCAAGCTTGCCAAAATTCTTCCGCAGTTCTTCAACCTTAATCACCGCGCCTCATCCTCCTTTCGAGAAGCTTGCCAAGTAAGGTCAATGTAATGACCATCATATAATAGATGAAGCCCGCAAATAGGAGCGGTTCAAAATAGGAATAATACTCCGCGCCAACCTGGTAGGAGCGGCGCATAATATCCAAGACCCCGATGGTCGTGACAATCGCCGATTCTTTTGTAAGCGTGATGAATTCATTCATAAGCGCCGGCAGAATATTCTTCAGTGCCTGCGGCAGGATGATATCCCACATCATTTGCCTGTACGGAACGCCCAGCGCCGCTGCAGCTTCCGTCTGACCTTTATCTACCGCAAGAATCCCGGCCCTAATAATTTCAGAAATATAGGCGGCGGAGTTAAGCGCGAATGAAATAATTGCCGCGGCATACGGTTCAATTTGGAATCCAAGAATTTGCGGAGAACCGAAATAGATGATCATAAGCTGAAGGACGAGCGGCGTACCCCTGAATACACTTGTATAGGCGTCCGCCAGCCAGCCGAGGGGCTTAATCGAGCTAATCTTGAATAATGAAAGAATGATGCCTAATGCAAAACCAATGACACCGGCAAAAAACACAATCCGCAGTGTCACCCATATTCCCTCTAAAATATAGGGAATCGAAGGGACAATTTGACTAAAATCCAATCCCATTCTAAAGACCCTTCCTCTCTGTATGAACTGTAAAAACGTTCAGTGAGGCACGCCTACTGAACGTTTTCATGCTACTCTTTACTCTTCCCCGCCAAACCATTTTACTACCAGTTTTTCAAGTTCGCCATTTTCCTTCATTTTCTTCAACTCTTCGTTGAACTTTTTGGTCAGTTCACTGTTCTTTTTAAACGCAATAGCCGATCCTGCTTCTTCCGGGTCATCGGAGATTGCGAATCCTCCAAGTTCTGTTTCCTTTTCAAGGAAACCTTTTGCAACGGTATCTTCAATAATGATTGCATCGAACCTTCCAGATTTAAGTTCCTGGATTAAATCAGGCACCCTGTTCCGGTCTTCAATTTTGATTTTTACTTCTTTCTGGATTTCTTTAGCTTTATCATTCTGAATCGATCCAAGCTGTACTCCAACCGTTTTGCCTTCCAAATCTTCAAGCGCATTGATGCCACTGTCCTTTTTTGTAATAATCATATGGGAAGCAGTATAATAGATATCAGTAAAATCCACGTTCTTTTTACGCTTTTCAGTTGGCGACATTCCCGCAAGCACGAGATCAGCCTGGCCCGATTTTAAAGCTTGGACAAGACCGTTGAAATCCATATCTTTCACTTTGATTTCATAACCAAGTTTTTCGCCAAGCGCTTTAGCTAAATCAACATCAAAGCCAATGATTTCATTGCTTTTTTCAGTCTCGATATACTCAAAAGGCGGATAGTCGGCAGATGTAGCCATTGTCAGGATTTTCTTTTCCCCTTCCTTGCCACCCTTGGCGTTGTCGTCCTTCGAGCCACAGGCAGAAAGGATGCCCGCCAATAAAATCGCTGTTAAAAATAAAATAATGCCCTTCTTCATTGATGCTTTCCTCCTATAATTTGCAGAAAATTTAGGTTCTAGTGGATACCTACCCCATTTGCACTACGATAAATCACAGTTTAACTGTCTTTAAACTCTTAATAATTATTCACATTTATGAATTTTAACACGTTTAGATAATTATGCAATACTATTTTAAAAAATTTATTTTTTATTTATTTCCTCTATAACGATAAAGTTCAGTAGTCCGGCCTAGTGATTAATAACGAAACCAGCCTTGGAAATTACTATACCCAAAAACAGAAAAAAGCCACTCACGCGGACGTGAATGGCTGGTAAAATCGATTAGAATTCTTCACAATACTTATCAAATGTCTGCTGGAGCTTCTGTACAACGGACATCGGGTCGAAGCCTTCGATGTCATGGCGCTCAATCATCGCGCAGATTTCGCCGTCTTTCAGTAATGCGAACGAAGGGGAAGATGGCGGATATCCCGTAAAATAGCCTCTCGCTCTTTCGGTTGCTTCCTTATCTTGGCCAGCAAAAACCGTGACCAAGTTATCCGGCCGCTTATCATAATGAATGGCGTGCGCTGCGGCAGGCCTCGCAACTCCGCCGGCACAGCCGCACACAGAATTGATCATGACAAGGGTTGTTCCTTCCCTCTTAAGCGCGCCATCAACTTCTTCCGGAGTTTTCAATTCAGTATACCCCGCTGAAGCAATTTCCTGCCGAGCCTGGCGGACAACATCATTCATAAATAAATTAAAATCCATATTCAATGGAATCACTCCCTGTTTTTCCTGAAATACAAAATCTATTACTATCATACAGCGCAAACGCAATGTTTTCAATTAAAGAGAAATTTCTCGCTGGAAATGTTTAGCTCGTACCCACACGGGGAAAGGTAGAACTACAGCTAGATCCATACCCCTAAACTCCCTAATTTTTTGGATAGCATCTTGGATGCTATCCGCTTTTTTTCTCTCAGGAACTTTTTAATGGAACGTATGCAAGTCTAAACAATGCGATGCATGAATAAAAAAGGAGCGGATAGACATCCTCTCCTCTTTCTCCAAAAGCATGGTTATTGCTTATAAAAAGCCTCAAATAACTCATCCGCCGCGCCAGCCGCCGTCTTCGCGCCATTTAAGACGTCATTTTCGATTTGGGGCAGCAGCTTCTTTACGCCTTCATTCTGATAAAAACTATAATGAAGGTGATCGGATATGACCGAATGCAGCCAATTCCGCAGCTGGCCGTTGCGCCGTTCGCCAAACACCCCCGAGGCTTCCACTGTCCTCCTGAAATCCTCCACAACGCGCCAAACATCCCGAATGCTTTTACCAGTGATGGCTGAACAAGCCATCGCCTTCGTTTCCCAGCCCGGTGTCGCTCGCTGCAAAAAATGGAGGATTCGTCTGTATTCAAGACAAGTTTTATCAGCCAGCGGCTCGTTTGCGCCGTCTGCTTTATTCACGATAATCGCGTCAGCGAGCTCCATGATTCCCTTTTTCATCCCCTGTAGTTCATCCCCGGCCCCTGTAAGTACGAGCAGCATAAAGAAATCAACCATTTCCCTTACAGCCACTTCACTTTGGCCCACTCCGACCGTCTCGATGAGAATGATGTCAAATCCAGCTACTTCGCACAAAAGCAATGATTCCCTTGTCTTCCTGTGCACTCCGCCAAGTTTTCCCCCGGAGGGAGAGGGCCTAATGAATGCAGCCGGCCTTCGGGACAGGCTTTCCATCCTCGTTTTATCACCGAGTATGCTGCCGCCGCTGACAGTAGAACTCGGATCGACCGCAAGGACAGCAACCTTATGGCCTATATCACATAGGTAGGAGCCAAACGCTTCAATGAACGTACTCTTTCCTGCGCCAGGAACGCCTGTTATTCCAATGCGGATCGATTTGCCGTTGTATGGAAGCAATTTTTGTAAAAGAGCCTGCGCCTCCCTGAAGTGGTGTGCTGCATTGCTTTCCACTAGAGTGATTCCCCGGGCTAGCGCACTTCTGTCTCCCTTTAAAATACCCTCGGCCAGCTCATCAATCCGCAAACCGGCATTACTTTTTTTCCTGAACTGCTTTTTCTGGCCCATTCTTCCATCGAATCCCATCAAAGCTCAACTTCCTCATAGCCAAGAGCTTCATAAATAGCCTTGATGACTTTTTGTGCGGCGACAGGTATGACAGTGCCAGGCCCAAAAATAGCGGCGGCTCCATGATCGTATAAATATTGATAATCCTGGGCAGGAATGACTCCGCCAACAATAATTAAAATATCGGGCCGCCCAAGCTTTTTCAATTCCGCTGCCAGCTCTGGAAGAAGGGTTTTATGTCCGGCCGCAAGCGAACTGAATCCAACAGCATGTACATCATTTTCGACAGCCTGCATCGCCGTCTCGGCCGGGGTCTGGAACAGCGGTCCAATATCGACATCAAAGCCTAAATCAGCGAAAGCGGTCGAGATGACTTTTGCCCCGCGGTCATGTCCGTCCTGCCCCATTTTCGCTATCAAGATCCTTGGCCTTCTTCCTTCATTTTCAAGGAATCCATCGGTCATTTCCTTCACGTTTGCGATTTCCTCTTCATTCGAGAAAGAAGAGCTATATACTCCGCTAACTGAGCGGATGGCCGCGCGATGGCGGCCTGCCGCCTTTTCAACCGCACTTGATATTTCTCCGAGTGTGGCGCGCGCCCGCGCCGCTTCAACGGCAAATTCGAGAAGGTTTCCTTCCCCGCTTCGGGCAGCTTCCTCAAGATGGGCAAGCGTTTTTTCCACAGCCTCAGCGTCCCGGCCAGCCTTTAATTCTTCCAACCTTGCAATCTGTTTATTCCTGACCGCAGTGTTGTCTATATCCAATATTTCCAATGGCTCTTCGGATTCAGTTTTATATTTATTTACTCCAACAATGACTTCCTTGCCCGAATCAATTCGCGCCTGTCTGCGGGCGGCCGCTTCTTCAATTTTCATCTTTGGCAGCCCCGTTTCTATTGCTTTGGCCATCCCGCCAAGTTCTTCGATTTCTTTAATATGTTCACTAGCCCGTTTAATGAGTTCGCCGGTTAGGGCTTCTACATAATAGGAGCCCGCCCACGGATCAATCGTTTTCGTAATCCCCGTTTCCTCTTGAAGGTAAAGCTGGGTGTTCCGGGCGATCCGCGCCGAAAAATCGGTTGGAAGCGCGATGGCTTCATCGAGAGCGTTCGTATGGAGTGATTGGGTATGCCCCATCACAGCCGCATGGGCTTCAACTAGCGTGCGCATGACATTGTTGAAAGGGTCCTGCTCTGTGAGGCTCCATCCGGATGTCTGTGAGTGTGTTCTTAGTGCAAGAGATTTTTCATTTTTCGGATTGAAGCTTTTCATCATTTTTGCCCAAAGGAATCTGGCAGCCCGCATTTTCGCCACTTCCATAAAATAATTCATCCCTATGCCCCAGAAAAAACTCAGCCTTGGCGCGAATGAATCAATATCAATGCCCGCCTTCAATCCTGTCCTGACATATTCAAAGCCATCCGCTAGTGTATAGGCAAGCTCAATATCAGCAGGTGCGCCGGCTTCCTGCATATGATAGCCGGAAATGGAGATGGAATTGAATTTCGGCATATACTTTGATGTATAGCTGAAAATATCAGCGATGATTTTCATCGACATCTCCGGAGGATAAATATACGTATTGCGGACCATATATTCTTTCAAAATATCATTTTGGATCGTTCCCGACAGCTGTTTCCTGCTGACGCCCTGTTCCTCCGCAGTGACAATAAAAAAAGCGAGAATCGGAAGGACCGCTCCGTTCATTGTCATTGATACGGACATCTGATCGAGCGGAATCCCATCAAAGAGGATTTTCATATCAACGATTGAATCAATGGCGACCCCCGCTTTGCCAACGTCCCCAATGACACGCGGATGGTCGGAATCATACCCACGGTGGGTTGCCAGGTCAAAAGCAACAGACAATCCTTTCTGTCCCATCGCCAAATTCCTACGATAAAATGCGTTGCTTTCCTCAGCGGTTGAAAAACCCGCATATTGGCGCACAGTCCAGGGCCTGTTCACATACATCGTCGGATAAGGTCCGCGTGTAAATGGAGGAAGGCCTGGTTTGTCATCGAGATGCTCTAGTCCTTCTGTGTCCATTTCCCCATATACAGGTTTGAGCATAATCCCTTCATTTGTCTCATAAAGAAGATCATCAATTTTTTTGCCGGTGAGCTCTTCAATCCGGCATTTCAGCTTATCTGCGCCGTCATGACTGGCGGAGCCAAAAAGAGAAGCATTTTGAAAGTCAGGCTTTTTCATCAATTCCCGCAGCCTCCATTTCCCCAAGCAAAAAATCCAGGAACTCGTAGCAATTGCTTTTCAGATGAATAAATTGCTTTATGCCGGCGCTAAGCCACTCTTCCTTATTCTCCGGCAGCCCGGCCAGATAAAAAGAGTAATCTGGAAAACTCTGCTTTAATTTACTAAGCAGTTCAAACCCAGTTTCCTTATACCTTTCATCATTGGAGCAAAGGCAAAATCGGCTCAGCCCGGTTTTCACAATAAAATTCTCTGCTTCACCGATAGAAAATATTTCCCCGCTTCTTACTGCGCGAATACCGCCGGGAGCCAGAAAGCCATCGATGAAATCAGCACGCTGCTTACTTTCCTTCGGACTTCCGAGGCAGATTAGCCCCATGGCCGTCTTTTGGCCGGCATCTTCCAGCATTGCCGCTCTAGAACGAAGCGCCTCAAATGGAACGGAAAGCCTTGTCTGCTCCACCGCATCCCCTTGAGCTAATTTAGAACCGCTAGGCATTTTTATTTCATTGGAAAGATTGGCGTAAAAATTAGTGCCAACAATACTTTGTTTTCTTGATTTAATATCAGACATTCTCATTTCCAGGGTGGATGCAATCTCTTTTTGGAGCCAGCCGGATTCGAGTGTACTTTGAATTCCGCCTAAGGAATCAATTTTGCCAAAAAGTTCCCATGCCTTTTCAGCCAATTGTTCGGTAAGATTTTCAATGAACCAGGAACCGCCGGCTGGGTCGGCGACTTTATCAAGTTGTGATTCTTCCTTGAGAATCAGTTGGATATTCCGGGCGATTCTTTCAGAAAAAGGCGAAACGCCT is a genomic window containing:
- the mce gene encoding methylmalonyl-CoA epimerase — protein: MMKRVDHIGIAVRSLEKALPFYTDILKLPLLGIEKVDSEKVIVAFLDAGGTKLELLEPTSSESAISKFIEKRGEGIHHVAFGVNSIQERINEMKESGIIMLQDKPKPGAGGAQVAFMHPKSTGGVLFELCEKKGMDE
- the prli42 gene encoding stressosome-associated protein Prli42, which encodes MNNRKSRKIIVYLMLFAMLASTLLLGLSSFL
- a CDS encoding L,D-transpeptidase; the protein is MTSVLNVLLALLFASPIWPLGPNPLPGDTFLIVNKKTNEMAFIDDNRVQTVLSVGTGKSNDLTPEGLFTVTVKAEHPFYRKGNIPGSHPDNPLGTRWIGFDALDTDGRMYGLHGTNDPSSIGKYVSNGCIRLQNEGIESLFPFIPIGTKVLITSTNRPFSELGIEYGAIQ
- a CDS encoding aromatic acid exporter family protein, whose protein sequence is MKYRIGYRTIKTAVGTAASIILAQQLGVHNFASAGILTILCIKPTQRKSLRAAWDRFLACLLAMPFSALFFELLGYHPVIIGVMLFFFIPTIVMLKAKDGVVTSSVIILHIYSAGQISKAIFMNELVVIVVGIGVALLMNLYMPSLENKLFEYSTRIEDNFRKVFMEIVKYLRTNESDWDGKEITETAKLLNEAKSLAFRDVENHLVREENLYYHYFTMREKQFEIIERLLPISASLTHSFEQGKMMADFIEDLCGNIHPGNTAFIYLHKLRLLKKEFEEMALPKTREEFEARAALVQMVNELEQYLIIKSSFRGLKKPAGRNQREEIGAS
- a CDS encoding amino acid ABC transporter ATP-binding protein, which gives rise to MIKVEELRKNFGKLEVLKGITTTIKEGEVVAIIGPSGSGKSTFLRCLNLLEVPTSGRIWIGSSEVTDKKTNIMKVRENVGMVFQHFHLFPHKTVLQNLTYAPMKVKGLSKAEAEKVGHELLNRVGLSDKASEYPGRLSGGQKQRVAIARALAMKPDVMLFDEPTSALDPEMVKEVLDVMKSLAHTGMTMAIVTHEMGFAKEVADRVLFLDGGVLVEDASPEQFFTKPKSARAQEFLQKML
- a CDS encoding amino acid ABC transporter permease; amino-acid sequence: MGLDFSQIVPSIPYILEGIWVTLRIVFFAGVIGFALGIILSLFKISSIKPLGWLADAYTSVFRGTPLVLQLMIIYFGSPQILGFQIEPYAAAIISFALNSAAYISEIIRAGILAVDKGQTEAAAALGVPYRQMMWDIILPQALKNILPALMNEFITLTKESAIVTTIGVLDIMRRSYQVGAEYYSYFEPLLFAGFIYYMMVITLTLLGKLLERRMRRGD
- a CDS encoding transporter substrate-binding domain-containing protein, whose protein sequence is MKKGIILFLTAILLAGILSACGSKDDNAKGGKEGEKKILTMATSADYPPFEYIETEKSNEIIGFDVDLAKALGEKLGYEIKVKDMDFNGLVQALKSGQADLVLAGMSPTEKRKKNVDFTDIYYTASHMIITKKDSGINALEDLEGKTVGVQLGSIQNDKAKEIQKEVKIKIEDRNRVPDLIQELKSGRFDAIIIEDTVAKGFLEKETELGGFAISDDPEEAGSAIAFKKNSELTKKFNEELKKMKENGELEKLVVKWFGGEE
- a CDS encoding BrxA/BrxB family bacilliredoxin — translated: MNMDFNLFMNDVVRQARQEIASAGYTELKTPEEVDGALKREGTTLVMINSVCGCAGGVARPAAAHAIHYDKRPDNLVTVFAGQDKEATERARGYFTGYPPSSPSFALLKDGEICAMIERHDIEGFDPMSVVQKLQQTFDKYCEEF
- the meaB gene encoding methylmalonyl Co-A mutase-associated GTPase MeaB, with product MGFDGRMGQKKQFRKKSNAGLRIDELAEGILKGDRSALARGITLVESNAAHHFREAQALLQKLLPYNGKSIRIGITGVPGAGKSTFIEAFGSYLCDIGHKVAVLAVDPSSTVSGGSILGDKTRMESLSRRPAAFIRPSPSGGKLGGVHRKTRESLLLCEVAGFDIILIETVGVGQSEVAVREMVDFFMLLVLTGAGDELQGMKKGIMELADAIIVNKADGANEPLADKTCLEYRRILHFLQRATPGWETKAMACSAITGKSIRDVWRVVEDFRRTVEASGVFGERRNGQLRNWLHSVISDHLHYSFYQNEGVKKLLPQIENDVLNGAKTAAGAADELFEAFYKQ
- the scpA gene encoding methylmalonyl-CoA mutase; the encoded protein is MKKPDFQNASLFGSASHDGADKLKCRIEELTGKKIDDLLYETNEGIMLKPVYGEMDTEGLEHLDDKPGLPPFTRGPYPTMYVNRPWTVRQYAGFSTAEESNAFYRRNLAMGQKGLSVAFDLATHRGYDSDHPRVIGDVGKAGVAIDSIVDMKILFDGIPLDQMSVSMTMNGAVLPILAFFIVTAEEQGVSRKQLSGTIQNDILKEYMVRNTYIYPPEMSMKIIADIFSYTSKYMPKFNSISISGYHMQEAGAPADIELAYTLADGFEYVRTGLKAGIDIDSFAPRLSFFWGIGMNYFMEVAKMRAARFLWAKMMKSFNPKNEKSLALRTHSQTSGWSLTEQDPFNNVMRTLVEAHAAVMGHTQSLHTNALDEAIALPTDFSARIARNTQLYLQEETGITKTIDPWAGSYYVEALTGELIKRASEHIKEIEELGGMAKAIETGLPKMKIEEAAARRQARIDSGKEVIVGVNKYKTESEEPLEILDIDNTAVRNKQIARLEELKAGRDAEAVEKTLAHLEEAARSGEGNLLEFAVEAARARATLGEISSAVEKAAGRHRAAIRSVSGVYSSSFSNEEEIANVKEMTDGFLENEGRRPRILIAKMGQDGHDRGAKVISTAFADLGFDVDIGPLFQTPAETAMQAVENDVHAVGFSSLAAGHKTLLPELAAELKKLGRPDILIIVGGVIPAQDYQYLYDHGAAAIFGPGTVIPVAAQKVIKAIYEALGYEEVEL